From a region of the Streptacidiphilus albus JL83 genome:
- a CDS encoding ABC transporter permease: MTSLLRAIRYNAKATVGCVILLVFLVMAAVPNLIKPGDPATDTRAISLGMSGQHWLGTTAFGQDIWLQVVHGARPALLIAVISGALATVFSVLVGVSAAYLGGVADDILNFFTDVVLVMPTLPLVIVIAGYFSSHSISVMIIVLVITGWSFGARQLRSQALSLRNRDFLEAAKVRGERSSYIIVCELLPNMTSLIVANFLGAALYSILTASGLEFLGLGDTNSYDWGTMLYWAQNNSALQTGQYVWAIAPGLCIALLAAAFALLNNAFDEISNPALRPVRRLRVAQ; the protein is encoded by the coding sequence ATGACATCTCTGCTCAGAGCAATCCGCTACAACGCCAAGGCCACCGTCGGCTGCGTCATCCTGCTGGTCTTCCTGGTCATGGCCGCCGTGCCGAACCTGATCAAGCCGGGCGACCCGGCCACCGACACCCGTGCGATCTCCCTCGGGATGTCGGGCCAGCACTGGCTCGGGACCACCGCCTTCGGTCAGGACATCTGGCTCCAGGTCGTGCACGGGGCCCGCCCCGCGCTGCTGATCGCGGTCATATCCGGCGCGCTGGCCACCGTCTTCTCGGTGCTGGTCGGCGTCTCCGCCGCCTACCTCGGCGGCGTCGCGGACGACATCCTGAACTTCTTCACCGACGTCGTCCTGGTGATGCCGACCCTGCCGCTGGTGATCGTGATCGCCGGCTACTTCAGCAGCCACAGCATCAGCGTCATGATCATCGTGCTGGTGATCACCGGCTGGTCCTTCGGCGCCCGACAACTACGGTCCCAGGCACTGTCGTTGCGCAACCGGGACTTCCTGGAGGCGGCCAAGGTCCGCGGCGAGCGCAGCTCCTACATCATCGTGTGCGAGCTGCTGCCCAACATGACCTCGCTGATCGTCGCCAACTTCCTCGGTGCGGCGCTCTACTCCATCCTGACCGCCTCCGGCCTGGAGTTCCTCGGCCTCGGCGACACCAACTCGTACGACTGGGGCACCATGCTCTACTGGGCGCAGAACAACTCCGCGCTCCAGACCGGCCAGTACGTCTGGGCCATCGCCCCCGGTCTCTGCATCGCCCTCCTCGCCGC